CCGAGCAGCGCCTCCCGCCAGCCGGGCGGCTCGTTGCGCGACGTGGCGGGATGCACGGCCGGACCCCCGGTGGCGACGACGGGGGTCAGTGTGGCGTACCGAACAGCCGGTCGCCGAAATCGCCGAGGCCGGGGTTGATGTAGCCGTTGTCGTCGAGTTCCGGGTCGATCGCGGCGGTCACGATCCGCACGCCCGGGTTCTCGTCGAGGATGCGGTCGACGCCCTGTTGGGTGGCGACGACCGACAGCACCGTCACCTGCTCGGCGCCCTCGGCGTCCAGGGCCTTGACCGCGTCGGACGCGGAACCGCCGGTGGCCAGCATCGGCTCGAGCACCAGTACCCAGGCGCCGTCCAGCGGTGGCACCTTGAAGTAGTAGCGGCGAGCCTGGAGCGTCGAGGCGTCGCGTTCGAGGCCGATCATGCCGACCAGCGCGGTCGGCAGGACGTCGTGCACGCCGGCGAGCAGGCCCAGGCCGGCGCGGAGGACCGGCACGGCCACGATCGTGCGCCCCGGCCCGACCGCGGGGGACGGGCCGAGCGGGGTCTGCACCGTCGAGGTGGCCCCCGGCAGGTCGGCGACGGCCCGCAGCGCCAGCATGGAGCCCAGCCGCTGGGCGTGGTGACGGAAGTGTTCGGGCGTCGTGCGTTCGTCGCGCAAGGACGCCAGCTGGATGCCGGCGACCGGGTCGTCGAGGACGGTGACTGCGGACACGGCGCACTTCCTTGTCGAACGGCTCGGCCGGGAGGAGTGCGCCGCGGGTGGCGCGCCGGCCGGCGGTAGCCTACGCATGCGCGAGGCACTGCCAACCTGCCGCGGAGGGGTCGATGTCGCTGCGGCCTCGGGGCGCCTGGCGGATCGTGTTCGCCCTGCTGCTCGTGCTGGCGGGTTGCACCGCCGAGGAACCGGCGCCCGCACCCACCCCGGCGCCGGAGCCGTCGGTGGCCGCCACCGGCCCGTCCGGCGTCCGGGCCGGGATCGTCCTGCCTCCGGCCGGTGACGCCAGCGATCCCCAGCTCGCTCAGATCACCGCGGCCATGCGTCCGCTGCAGGCGGCACTGCCCGACCTGGTGACGCAACTGCGGCCGATCACGCCCGACGGTCCCGAGTTCGTCGGTGACGTCGCCCGGTTGCTCGTCGATCGTGGCACCGACCTGGTCTGCGTGGTCGGTAGCGACGGGGTGCGCGTCACCAACCAGCTGGCCGCACGGCATCCGGAGCTGCGTTTCTGCGCCGTCCCCACCGGGGGCAACGAGGTGCCCGACAACGTCCGCATCGTCGACGTGCGGCTCGAGGAGCTCGGCCACGTGGTCGGCGTGGCGGCCGCCGAAGCGGCCGGCGACGCTCCGGTCGCGCTCGTGCTGGCGCCCGACCGACTGGGCTACCAGCGCTTCCGCGACGGGCTACGCGCCGGCGCCGGTGACACCGAGCTGCTCGAGGCGTACCCGAAGTCGAGCGAGGAGGCGCAGGCCGCCGTCGCCGCGGCGATCGACGAGGGTGCCGAGGTGCTCGTGCTGGACGTCGGCTGGCGGCCCGCCGAACTCCTCGAGGTCGCCCAGGACGCCGGTCTGGCGCTGGCGGCACCCCTGCCCGCCCTGGCCGGCGACCGTCTGCAGGCCGCCACCGTGCTGGCCTGGTCCGTGCGGTGGGAGCTGGCGCTCGGGCCGGTCGTGCAGCGGCTGGCCGACGACGACGTCGAGGTGCCGGACGCCGTGGGGCTGGCCGACGAGGCCTTCGTGCTGACGCCCGGCCCACAGGGGGCACGCGGGCCGCTGGACCGCGCGGTCGCGGAGCTGCGGGACGGTGACCGCCAGGCGGTCCCACCGCGCGAGGAGTGAGGAACCGGCGCGGGGAGGAGCCTTGGCCGCCGGGGCACGGGGACGCCACTCCGGATCGGCTCTACGATGCGCCTCCCCGCTGTCACCTTCCCACCTCTTAGAGGCTCTCGTGCGTCGTGCCAAGATCGTCGCCACCCTGGGTCCCGCCCTGGACGACCCCGACCGTCTGCGTGCCGCCCTCGCGGCCGGCGTCGACGTGGTCCGACTCAACTTCTCCCACGGGACCAAGGAGGACCACCAGCGTCGCCTCGACCGCGTCCACGCGCTGGCGGCCGAGGTGGGCCGCAACGTGGGCAGCCTCGGCGACCTGCAGGGCCCGAAGATCCGGCTGGGCATCGTCCCGGACGACGGCGTCCTGCTCGACGACGGCGGCGAGGTCGTCCTGGTCAGCGGTGTGGAGACGCTGGAGCGCTACGACGACGGCGACGGCACCCCGGTCCTGCCGGTCGTGTACGAGCACCTCGCCGAGGACGTCGACCCCGGGGCGCTGATCCTGATGGACGACGGCCTGCTGCGCCTGGTCGTCTCGCGCGTCGACGGCGACCGGGTCCACGCCCGGGTCGTGGCCGGCGGTCCGGCCAAGTCACGCAAGGGCGTGAACCTGCCGGGCGTGGCCGTGTCGGCGAAGTCGCTCACCGACAAGGACCGTGAGGACGTCGCGACCATGGTCGAGATCGGCGTCGACTGGGTCGCCCTGTCGTTCGTGCGCCGACCCGAGGACGTCCGCGAGGTCCGCGAACTGATCCGCCGTCACGGCGGCCAGCAGCCGATCGTGGCCAAGCTCGAGCGTCCCGAGGCGCTCGACAACCTCGAGGACATCATCAAGGAGACCGACGCCGTCATGGTCGCCCGCGGCGACCTCGGCGTGGAGGTCGGGCCGGAGCGGGTGCCGGCGATCCAGAAGGAGATGATCGACCTCGCCAACCGGTACAGCAAGCCGGTGATCACGGCGACGGAGATGCTCGACTCCATGATCCGCAACCCGCGGCCGACCCGTGCGGAGGCCTCGGACGTCGCCAACGCCATCTTCGACGGCACGGACGCGGTGATGCTGTCGGGCGAGACCGCGGCCGGCCGCTTCCCGGTCGAGGCGGTACGCACCATGGCCCGCATCATCGAGGTCGCCGAGGCCGCGTCCGAGCGGCTGCACCCCATCGAACCGGTGACCGGCCAGGTGCTGGGCCGCGTCGTCGCCAAGGCCGCCAAGCAGGTCGCGGACGACGTCGACGCCACCGCGATCCTGGTGTTCAGCTTCTCCGGCCAGTCCGTGCAGCTGGTCTCCAAGTTCCGGCCTACCCAGCCCATCATCGGGTTGACGACCGAGGATGCGACGGTGCGGCGCCTCGCGCTCATGTGGGGCACCAGTGGCGCGGTCGTGCCGATGAAGGACCACTCCCGGGACCTGATCCTCGCCGCCGAGGAGATCTGCCTGGAACGCGGCTACGGCGTGCGCGGGGACACGATCGTGATCGTGTCCGGCATCCCCGGTGGTCACGGGGGCACCAACCGCGTCATGGTCCACCGCATCGGCCAGGCGCCCGACTAGCACGGTGGGGAAGCCTGGCCCGGGGTCGCCGTCCCGAGCCCCGGCCGCGGGGCCGACCTCGCCTGCCACGCGGGCCGACGCCGGCAGGAGGTCGTGGACGCGGCGTCGCCCGGCGCTGCGCGCCGCGGCCGGGGTCTATGCGCTGTTCACGCTCGCCGCGCTCGCCCTCTGGCTCGTCGTCGGTGACACCCCGTGGACGGCGCTGGTCAACCTGGCGACGTTCTGGTGGGCGCTGCCGGCCGTGGGATTGCTGCTGATCGCGCTGGTGTCGCGCGACCTGCGGGCGTTGCTGTGGCTGGCGGTACCCGCGGGACTGTGGGTTTGGGCCTACGGCACCGCGTTCGTCTCGGCGTCGCCGGACCTGGCCGCCGACCTGCGGATCGCGAGCTTCAACACGTTCGTCCACGTCGATGGCGAGCAGCACGTGCTCGACCTCGTCGCGGAAGCGGACCCCGACGTGCTGGTGCTGCAGGAGGTCTTCCCGCCGCGACAGGTGGTGCTGGAGCAGGCGCTGGCGGACGTGCTGCCCCACCATCACGTCGAACAGAGCCCGGGCGTCGGCGGGGTGGGAGTGTGGTCGCGGCACCCGATCACCGACGTCCGCCTGGTCGACGAGGCGTCGGAGGTGTCGCGCACGACCTTCGTGGTGACGCTGGACGTCGCCGGGGAGCCGGTCCAGGTCGTGCCCGCCCACCTGATCTCGCCGTGCCCGCGCTGTGGCGCCTCGATCCTCGAACGTCTGGAGCTGGAGGGCGACGTACGCCGCGCGGAGATCGGCAACGTCCTGGACGCCTTGGCCGACGACGTCCCGGTGGTGCTGGCCGGCGACCTCAACTCCAACGAGCGGTCGGTCGCCTACCGCCGTCTGGCCGCGGCCGATTTCCGCGACCCCCAACGGGAGGTCGGGGAGGGCATGGGGTTCACCTGGCCGGCCGACCGGAGCGTGCCCGCGGTGCTTCGCATCGACTGGATACTGGTACGTGACCTGGAACCGGTGGCCGCGTGGGTCGGCGAGGGGCGCGGCTCGGACCACCGGCCCGTCGTCGTCGACGTCGCCTTCCCGGCACAGGAGGACTGATCCGGTGGATGTGCCGTCCCAACTGGTAGACGAGCACTACTGCCTGCTGTCGACCCAGGGCCGGGTGACCGCCCGGCGGCACACGGCCGAGCTGTGGTTCGTCCCGGCCGAAGGCGGCGTCTACCTCATGTCCGGCTCCGGCGGCCTGACCCAGTGGTGTCTCAACCTGCAGTCGGAGGAGCAGGGGGTGCTGCGCATCGACGACCACGCCTGGCTCGGCCGCGCGTCGTTCCTGCAGCGTGACGACGAGCGGCGCGAGCGGGCCCTGCGCGCGTTCCACGACAAGTACGACCCGCCGGGCAAGGACCGCTTCGAGCCCTGGATGCGCAACGCCACCGTGCTCACGCTGGTGCTCACCCGGCAGCTGGAACCCTGACCGGCGCCCCGCCGCCGCTGCCGCCGGGCGGACACCCCGAGCCGCCCGCGGCGCTGACGCCGTTCCAGCAGGCGGTCGTCGAGCTCGTGCGCCACCTGGCTCCCGGCGAGGTGCTGACCTACGCGGATGTCGCGGCGGAGGTGGGGCGGCCCGGCAGCGCACAGGCCGTCGCCAACGTGCTGCGCCGCGTCCCCGGCCTGCCGTGGTGGCGGGTCGTGCCATCCACCGGCCGGCTGTACCGCACCCACGCGCCCGTCCAGGCGCCCCTGCTCCGGGCCGAGGGGGTCGACGTCGACGACCGCCGCGTCCGCCCGAGTCACGACCAGTCGCGGTAACCGGCCGGCGCCCGACGGGCGAGGGCCAGCTCTGGCAGGTTGCTGGTCGCCAGCACCACCAGCCCGGCCGTCGGCGAGCCCCACGCCGCCAGTCCCGCCCCGAGCATCGCGGCGATGGTGACGAGGTAGCCGGCCACCACCCAGCGGAACAGGCCGGGCGGCGGCGGGCGGCGCCAGCGCTGCGCCCGCTGGGCGTGGCCGACCAGCGCCAGGAACAGGGCGAGGAGCGCGACGAACGCGGCCACGAACAGCAGCACGGCCGCCCGGTTCGTCGGATGGCGACCGAGCAGGCCGGTCGGGAATGGCACCAGTGCGACGACGCCCAGCAGCGCGAGGTCGAGGGCCACGAGGGTCCGGTCCGTGGCCGCCAGCCTGGCGAAGAGCTTGTGATGCTGCCACCAGACGTTGGCGACCAGGGCGAAGGCGAGGAAGAAGACGGCGATCCGGGGTGCGAGCGAGGCGAGTTCCGCCCCCAGGCGTTCGGCGGGGACGTCGGGCACCTCGATGCCCAGGACCAGCAGGGTCATCGCGATGGCGAAGACGGCATCGCTGAGGTTGACCACCCGGGCGAACTCGACCGTCTCACGGGTGTGGACGCCCGCGCCCACGTCCCGTTCGGTCGTGACGGCGGCCATGGTCTCCTCGACGGCTCCGTTCCGCCCAGCGTGGCGGATGCCGGGCGGTGGCCGCAGAGGCCTTGGTCCCCGGACGGCAGGGCTCAGCGGCCGACGTCGACCGGCGTGGCGGGCGGGCCCTGCGTGAGCAGGGCGGCGAGGTGCTCGGGCAGCGCCGCGGGCGCCAGGATCTCGCGGGTGGTGGACAACTCGTCGAGGCGCCACCACCGGGCTTCCTCGGCCCCCAGGTCGTCCAGCGGTGCGGCGGCGGCATCCACCTCGGCGCGGGCCAGGAACCACCGCTCGTCCTGGTCCAGCCACAGGCCGCGGAACGTGAACGTCACCCGCCGCGACCACACCCACGGCCCCAGCTCGGGGGCGATGCCGAGCTCCTCGCGCAGCTCGCGGATCGCCGCCTCCTCGTGGGTCTCGTCCGGCGCCAACCCGCCGCCCGGTGCGGTCCAGACCCGTCGGCCGGCGCCGGGCGTGTGGGCGACCAGCAGCATCCGCTCGAGCGGGTCGAGCAGCACCACGCGGGCGGCCCGCCGCTGCAGCGGACGTGTCTGCGTCCCGACGTCCTCGGGCTCCGCCGGCAGCCGGGGATGCGGCGGCACGACGCGTGACGCCAGCACGGCCTCGGCGTCGACGACCTGCAGCTGCCCGTCCCGATCGACGAGCAGCAGCACGTCGTCGTCCATGACCAGCAGCCGCCCGACCACGTCGGTGGGCACGGGGCCCCGCTCCGGGTCGGGAACGAGGTGGCGCACCGCCACACGTGCGCCGACGTCCGCCGGGGTGACGCGACGGGCGTAGCGGGTCTGCAGGCCGGGAACGGGGCGGGGCGTGTCACTCATGCGCCCGACCGTAACGGACCAGTGCGCCAGCCGTGCCGGACGGCTCAGGCGTGGGCGGCGCCGCTCTCCGCGTCGACCAGCGCTAGCCGCCGGTCGTAGACGCGCTGGAACCACGCCAGACGCCGGCCCAGGTCGGCGGCGTCGAGGTGCGGGTCGCCGACCACCGCGAGGGTCACCACCTCCCCGTCGTCGTTCGCATGGACGTCGTGGACCGCCTGGTCGCGGGCACGGTCCAACACGTCGGCGAGCTGCAGCAGCGGCAGCAGCCGCTCGAGGCGTTCGCGGCGGTCGCCGTCCAGCGACGCGGCCGGCGCGAAGCGGCGGTCGACGCCGCGCGCGCCGTGGAAGCGCACGAGCGTAACCAGCATGGCGACGTCGTGGGGTGGGAAGCCGCGCAGCTCCGCGTTCTCCACCAGGTAGGCGCCGTGCCGGTGCGAGCGCCGCAGGGCCAGCGCCTCGCCGACGGTGTGCAGGCGGGCGGCGTGCTGCAGCAGTTCGCGGTCGTCGTCGCCCAGCCCGTGCAGATCGACCAGTTCGTCGAACAGCAGCCCGGCCAGCTCGGCGACGTGGCCCGGATGCGGGTCGCCGGGCAGGAACGTGGTCGCCACCCGCTCGACCTCGCGGCGGCGCAGCTCGGCCCCCGGCAGCACCTTGGTGACGCCCATCGCGTCGAGCAGCAACCCCTCGCGCAGACCCCAGTCGCTGACGGTGACCCGTTCGATGCCGAGCCGTTCGAACACCTCGACGAGGATCACCGCGGCGACGTGGATGTGGTCCGCGCGCGTGTCCTTCATGCCCGGCACGTCCAGGCGACCGCCGTAGTCGAGGGCGAGCAGCCGGTCCCGGACCCGCCGCAGCTGCCCGGTGGTCAAGCCCAGGTGGTTGGTGACGCTCTCCGCCGGCAGCCACATGCCGTCCTCGACGGCGACCAGACGCGCCAGCGCTCGGACGGTGCCACCCAGGGCCACCACCGTCGCCGGTGCGCGTCGGGTGATCTCGTCGACCAGCGGCACCACCTCGGCGTCGACGGCCGCGACCAGGCGGCGCCGGTCGGCCTCGCTCGGCGGGTCCTGCTCCAGCAGCGCCGACGACCGGCTGCCGCCCAGCGGCGTGGACGCCGCCCAGTCGACGTCGCTGCCGCGGCCGACGGCGAACTCCAGCGAACCGCCGCCGAGGTCGAGCACGAGCACGGGCTCGACGTCGACGGCGACGGAGGCCCGCACGCCGAGGTAGGACAGCCGCGCCTCGTCCAGCCCCGGCAGCACCCGGACCGGCACGCCGGTCGCCGCCTCCATGGCCGCCAGCACCTCGGGACCGTTGTCGGCGTCGCGCAGCGCCGCGGTGGCGACCGCGGTCACCTCCGTCGCGCCGCTGCGGCGGGCGAGGTCCGCGAGGTGGCCGGCCGTCGCCGCCGCGTGCTGCCGGGCATCGGCCGGGATCGCGCCGTGGCGCGCGACCACGGCACCGAGGTGCAGCATCTCGCGCTGGCGCAGGACCGGCACGACACGGCCGTCGTCCATCTCCGCGACCAGGACGTGGAAGGAGTTGCTGCCGAGGTCGAGGACGGATGCGCGCATGCCGCCGAGCCTAGGCCGGCGGGGGCAGGTAGCGGGCGGTGTGCGGCGAACGCGGATCACCGTCGAGCACCCAGGTGCTGCCCTTCTGCCAGCGCAACTGGTCGCGCCGCCCGAGATCGACCCCGCGGGTGTACAGGTCGTGCACGACGGAGCCGATCACGTCGCCGTGCGAGCACAGCACCGCGGTGGCGTCGGCCACGCGCGCGAGCAGGCGGTGCACGACGTCCAGCGGAGTGCCCTCGGCCAGGGCGTCCTCCTCCTCGACGTCGAGACCGCGGGTCTCGGCCAGCGGTTCGACGCTCTGCACGCACCGCGCGTACGGGCTGGTCAGGATGCGGGTGATGTCGTGACCGGCGTACGCCTCGATCAGGCCCTTGGCCTGGAGCCGTCCGCGGTCGGACACCGGTCGCAGCCGGTCGTCGCCCGCCCACCGGTCACGCTCCCCGGCGTGGACGTGGCGCAGCAGCAGCAGGGTCACGGGCGGGCCTTTCGTACTCGGCCGGTCGGCGGATCGTCGCAAGCGTCAGCGCAGCCGCTGGCGGGCGCGTTCCCGCAGCGTCTGATGGGTGTCGAGCCCGACTGTCGGCTCGACCTGCTGCCAGGTCGTGTCCGGTTGCAGCGTCCAGGCCAGCAGGTCGTCGTGCAGGCAGACCTGCAGGATCTCCTCGAGCCGGGCCTGCAGGGACGGGTCCTCGATGGGGACCAGTGCCTCGACCCGACGGTCGAGGTTGCGCGGCATCCAGTCGCCGGAGCCGATCACGTAGTCGTAGCCCCGGGTCGGGCTGCCGAAGCGGTAGATGCGCGAGTGCTCGAGGTAGCGGCCCACGATCGAGCGCACCCGGACGTTCTCCGACAGGCCCGGAACGCCGGGCCGCAGGCAGCACACGCCCCGCACGATCAGGTCGACAGGGGTGCCGGCCTGCGAGGCGGCGTAGAGGCCCTCGATGATCCGCGAGTCCACCAGGCTGTTCATCTTCGCCAGGATGTGGCCGTCCTCGGCGTCGCGCTCGCGTTCGATGAGCTCCAGCATCCGGCGGCGGAACGTCGTCGGCGCCACCAGTAGCTTGCGGTAGTCGGACTGCCGCGAGTAACCGGTCAACACGTTGAACAGGTCGCTGAGGTCCGCGCCGATGTCCGGGTCGGCGGTGAGCAGGCCGAGGTCCTCGTAGATCCGGGCCGTCTTGTCGTTGTAGTTGCCGGTGCCGACATGGGCGTAGCGGCGGACGGCGTCGCCGTCGTCGCGCACGACCAGGCAGGTCTTCGTGTGGGTCTTCAGGCCGACCACGCCGTAGGCGACGTGGACGCCGGCCTCCTCCAGGACCCGGGCCCACTCGATGTTGGCCTCCTCGTCGAACCTGGCCTTCAGTTCGACCAGGGCGACGACCTGCTTGCCCTCGGCGGCGGCGTCCAGCAGGGCCTGCGAGATCGGGCTGCTGCGCCCCGAGGTGCGGTACAGCGTGATCTTGATCGCCAGGACCTGCGGGTCGGTGGCGGCCGCCTCGAGGAAGGCGCGCACCGACGTCGTGAACGAGTCGTAGGGGTGCTGCACCAGCACGTCACCCTCGCGCAGGGTCGCGA
This is a stretch of genomic DNA from Egicoccus sp. AB-alg2. It encodes these proteins:
- the upp gene encoding uracil phosphoribosyltransferase, which gives rise to MSAVTVLDDPVAGIQLASLRDERTTPEHFRHHAQRLGSMLALRAVADLPGATSTVQTPLGPSPAVGPGRTIVAVPVLRAGLGLLAGVHDVLPTALVGMIGLERDASTLQARRYYFKVPPLDGAWVLVLEPMLATGGSASDAVKALDAEGAEQVTVLSVVATQQGVDRILDENPGVRIVTAAIDPELDDNGYINPGLGDFGDRLFGTPH
- the pyk gene encoding pyruvate kinase is translated as MRRAKIVATLGPALDDPDRLRAALAAGVDVVRLNFSHGTKEDHQRRLDRVHALAAEVGRNVGSLGDLQGPKIRLGIVPDDGVLLDDGGEVVLVSGVETLERYDDGDGTPVLPVVYEHLAEDVDPGALILMDDGLLRLVVSRVDGDRVHARVVAGGPAKSRKGVNLPGVAVSAKSLTDKDREDVATMVEIGVDWVALSFVRRPEDVREVRELIRRHGGQQPIVAKLERPEALDNLEDIIKETDAVMVARGDLGVEVGPERVPAIQKEMIDLANRYSKPVITATEMLDSMIRNPRPTRAEASDVANAIFDGTDAVMLSGETAAGRFPVEAVRTMARIIEVAEAASERLHPIEPVTGQVLGRVVAKAAKQVADDVDATAILVFSFSGQSVQLVSKFRPTQPIIGLTTEDATVRRLALMWGTSGAVVPMKDHSRDLILAAEEICLERGYGVRGDTIVIVSGIPGGHGGTNRVMVHRIGQAPD
- a CDS encoding endonuclease/exonuclease/phosphatase family protein — encoded protein: MGKPGPGSPSRAPAAGPTSPATRADAGRRSWTRRRPALRAAAGVYALFTLAALALWLVVGDTPWTALVNLATFWWALPAVGLLLIALVSRDLRALLWLAVPAGLWVWAYGTAFVSASPDLAADLRIASFNTFVHVDGEQHVLDLVAEADPDVLVLQEVFPPRQVVLEQALADVLPHHHVEQSPGVGGVGVWSRHPITDVRLVDEASEVSRTTFVVTLDVAGEPVQVVPAHLISPCPRCGASILERLELEGDVRRAEIGNVLDALADDVPVVLAGDLNSNERSVAYRRLAAADFRDPQREVGEGMGFTWPADRSVPAVLRIDWILVRDLEPVAAWVGEGRGSDHRPVVVDVAFPAQED
- a CDS encoding nitroreductase/quinone reductase family protein; its protein translation is MDVPSQLVDEHYCLLSTQGRVTARRHTAELWFVPAEGGVYLMSGSGGLTQWCLNLQSEEQGVLRIDDHAWLGRASFLQRDDERRERALRAFHDKYDPPGKDRFEPWMRNATVLTLVLTRQLEP
- a CDS encoding MGMT family protein, which gives rise to MTPFQQAVVELVRHLAPGEVLTYADVAAEVGRPGSAQAVANVLRRVPGLPWWRVVPSTGRLYRTHAPVQAPLLRAEGVDVDDRRVRPSHDQSR
- a CDS encoding TMEM175 family protein yields the protein MAAVTTERDVGAGVHTRETVEFARVVNLSDAVFAIAMTLLVLGIEVPDVPAERLGAELASLAPRIAVFFLAFALVANVWWQHHKLFARLAATDRTLVALDLALLGVVALVPFPTGLLGRHPTNRAAVLLFVAAFVALLALFLALVGHAQRAQRWRRPPPPGLFRWVVAGYLVTIAAMLGAGLAAWGSPTAGLVVLATSNLPELALARRAPAGYRDWS
- a CDS encoding NUDIX domain-containing protein, translated to MSDTPRPVPGLQTRYARRVTPADVGARVAVRHLVPDPERGPVPTDVVGRLLVMDDDVLLLVDRDGQLQVVDAEAVLASRVVPPHPRLPAEPEDVGTQTRPLQRRAARVVLLDPLERMLLVAHTPGAGRRVWTAPGGGLAPDETHEEAAIRELREELGIAPELGPWVWSRRVTFTFRGLWLDQDERWFLARAEVDAAAAPLDDLGAEEARWWRLDELSTTREILAPAALPEHLAALLTQGPPATPVDVGR
- a CDS encoding Ppx/GppA phosphatase family protein — protein: MRASVLDLGSNSFHVLVAEMDDGRVVPVLRQREMLHLGAVVARHGAIPADARQHAAATAGHLADLARRSGATEVTAVATAALRDADNGPEVLAAMEAATGVPVRVLPGLDEARLSYLGVRASVAVDVEPVLVLDLGGGSLEFAVGRGSDVDWAASTPLGGSRSSALLEQDPPSEADRRRLVAAVDAEVVPLVDEITRRAPATVVALGGTVRALARLVAVEDGMWLPAESVTNHLGLTTGQLRRVRDRLLALDYGGRLDVPGMKDTRADHIHVAAVILVEVFERLGIERVTVSDWGLREGLLLDAMGVTKVLPGAELRRREVERVATTFLPGDPHPGHVAELAGLLFDELVDLHGLGDDDRELLQHAARLHTVGEALALRRSHRHGAYLVENAELRGFPPHDVAMLVTLVRFHGARGVDRRFAPAASLDGDRRERLERLLPLLQLADVLDRARDQAVHDVHANDDGEVVTLAVVGDPHLDAADLGRRLAWFQRVYDRRLALVDAESGAAHA
- a CDS encoding histidine phosphatase family protein, producing MTLLLLRHVHAGERDRWAGDDRLRPVSDRGRLQAKGLIEAYAGHDITRILTSPYARCVQSVEPLAETRGLDVEEEDALAEGTPLDVVHRLLARVADATAVLCSHGDVIGSVVHDLYTRGVDLGRRDQLRWQKGSTWVLDGDPRSPHTARYLPPPA
- a CDS encoding RNA degradosome polyphosphate kinase, which codes for MLDFHPAGDDDQVRHLNRELSWLQFDERVLALAENPAVPLLERTKFLAIFTSNLDEFYQVRVAGLKEQVSAGVTGSGADGMSPSEQLLVIDAYVSELSGRAARLFLDELVPALDAQGIRFSDWQTLDDDDREHLVKVFDDQIFPVLTPLAVDPAHPFPYLSNLSLNLAVVVRDPDDGERRFARIKVPPLLSRFVVLPDGERFVPLEQVIAAHLDRLFPGLEVVEHHVFRVTRNADFEVEEDEADDLLLAIETELTRRRFGSLVRLEVEYAMSRAVLDLLQRELEITGDEVISLPGPLDLSGLWALYDLDRPDLKFPPLVSVTQPRLAATLNGEHQNLFATLREGDVLVQHPYDSFTTSVRAFLEAAATDPQVLAIKITLYRTSGRSSPISQALLDAAAEGKQVVALVELKARFDEEANIEWARVLEEAGVHVAYGVVGLKTHTKTCLVVRDDGDAVRRYAHVGTGNYNDKTARIYEDLGLLTADPDIGADLSDLFNVLTGYSRQSDYRKLLVAPTTFRRRMLELIERERDAEDGHILAKMNSLVDSRIIEGLYAASQAGTPVDLIVRGVCCLRPGVPGLSENVRVRSIVGRYLEHSRIYRFGSPTRGYDYVIGSGDWMPRNLDRRVEALVPIEDPSLQARLEEILQVCLHDDLLAWTLQPDTTWQQVEPTVGLDTHQTLRERARQRLR